One window of Pedobacter faecalis genomic DNA carries:
- a CDS encoding MmcQ/YjbR family DNA-binding protein → MDIETFRDHCLALPGTTEGMKWGHLCFMLEEKIFVLVSLEDGHFCMKCNPEEFDALAARPGIRQAPHFARRQWIEVEGLEVMPDQELLKRVKESRELVLIKLSKKLQQKYA, encoded by the coding sequence ATGGATATTGAAACATTCAGAGATCATTGTCTGGCCCTGCCCGGGACCACCGAGGGCATGAAATGGGGGCACCTCTGCTTTATGCTGGAGGAAAAGATATTCGTGCTGGTTTCGCTTGAGGACGGACATTTTTGTATGAAATGCAATCCCGAAGAGTTCGACGCTCTGGCCGCCCGCCCGGGCATCAGGCAGGCTCCCCATTTTGCCAGGCGCCAATGGATTGAGGTGGAGGGGCTGGAGGTGATGCCGGATCAGGAGCTCCTGAAGCGCGTAAAGGAATCGCGGGAGCTGGTATTAATTAAATTGTCAAAAAAACTGCAACAGAAATATGCATAA
- a CDS encoding Gfo/Idh/MocA family protein, translating to MHNGIRVKIYMLFAGIAAMLSGAFSSGYAQSSAKPLRLAVAGTAHGHVPWILNRKGKTDVELVGVFEPVKALAEKRANSYKLDPKLFYSDLGKMLDEVKPEAVVAFGSVYDHLMVVEACAPRGIHVMVEKPLAASLPHARKMETLAKKHKIHLLTNFETSWYPSTAKAYQLVNDSNYVGRIRKVVVHDGHQGPREIGVGQEFFDFLTDPVGNGGGALVDFGCYGANLMTYLMKGQEPVSVTAVTRQYKPEIYPKVEDDATIIVNYPDAQCIIQASWNWPFNRKDMEVYGETGYVITVDQSNMRIRAKNDRKEQAMAVTTKEMPVYEDPFAYLADVLKGKIKDPDFGLYALENNMTVVRILEAAKESARTGKTVPFKR from the coding sequence ATGCATAACGGTATTAGGGTTAAAATATACATGCTTTTTGCCGGAATCGCGGCGATGTTGAGTGGTGCGTTCAGCAGCGGATATGCCCAGAGCTCCGCTAAACCGCTAAGACTGGCGGTAGCAGGTACGGCGCATGGGCATGTGCCGTGGATATTGAACAGGAAGGGTAAAACAGACGTGGAGCTTGTGGGCGTTTTTGAACCTGTAAAGGCGCTGGCGGAAAAACGGGCAAACAGTTACAAGCTCGATCCGAAGCTTTTCTATTCAGACCTCGGCAAAATGCTCGACGAAGTGAAACCGGAAGCCGTCGTGGCCTTCGGATCTGTGTACGATCACCTCATGGTGGTGGAGGCCTGTGCTCCGCGCGGCATCCATGTGATGGTGGAAAAGCCACTTGCAGCAAGTCTGCCCCATGCCCGTAAAATGGAAACGCTGGCTAAAAAGCACAAGATTCATTTGCTGACGAATTTCGAGACCTCATGGTACCCAAGCACGGCTAAGGCCTATCAGCTGGTCAACGACAGCAACTATGTAGGCCGGATCAGAAAAGTGGTTGTACACGACGGTCACCAAGGCCCGAGGGAGATTGGCGTAGGGCAGGAATTCTTCGATTTCCTTACCGATCCGGTAGGCAATGGTGGCGGTGCGCTGGTAGATTTCGGTTGTTACGGTGCAAACCTGATGACCTACCTGATGAAAGGCCAGGAGCCGGTATCGGTTACAGCGGTTACACGACAGTATAAACCGGAGATCTATCCTAAGGTGGAAGACGACGCTACCATTATTGTGAACTATCCAGATGCGCAATGCATCATCCAGGCCTCTTGGAACTGGCCGTTTAACCGGAAGGACATGGAGGTTTACGGCGAGACCGGCTATGTGATCACGGTCGACCAAAGCAATATGAGGATCAGGGCCAAAAATGACCGGAAAGAGCAGGCTATGGCGGTAACAACGAAAGAGATGCCTGTGTATGAAGATCCGTTTGCTTACCTGGCAGATGTACTTAAGGGTAAAATAAAAGATCCGGACTTTGGTCTGTATGCTTTAGAAAACAATATGACGGTAGTCAGGATCCTCGAAGCGGCAAAAGAGTCTGCCCGTACAGGTAAGACTGTACCATTCAAAAGGTAG
- a CDS encoding DEAD/DEAH box helicase, which produces MSLEKLKLTKPLIASMQEAGYESAREIQAKTLSRIVGGQDLIALAPEGAGKSTAYVLGVLMRMKYTEDEAPKVLVLVPDETRGSQVLEHFKLLSQRRDLRVMLLSDATGMDDEIDELSAGTDIVIATPKRARAVYLKLGLNLNKLQMFIADDADELMAKGLQLQVFELARSSGKCQHLFFAQSFHPKLNRIVDEFMNFPVVIEAE; this is translated from the coding sequence GTGTCACTAGAGAAACTAAAACTAACGAAGCCGCTGATCGCATCAATGCAGGAAGCCGGATATGAGTCTGCAAGAGAGATACAAGCCAAGACTTTGTCGCGCATTGTGGGCGGGCAGGATTTGATTGCACTGGCGCCCGAGGGTGCGGGCAAATCAACTGCTTATGTACTAGGCGTGCTCATGCGGATGAAGTACACTGAAGACGAGGCACCTAAAGTGCTTGTCCTGGTCCCGGATGAAACGCGTGGCAGTCAGGTTCTGGAGCATTTTAAGTTGCTGAGTCAGCGCCGTGATCTTCGGGTTATGCTATTATCTGATGCGACTGGCATGGACGATGAGATCGATGAACTTTCTGCCGGAACCGATATTGTGATAGCTACACCTAAACGGGCAAGAGCCGTTTACCTGAAGCTTGGGTTGAACCTGAATAAACTCCAGATGTTTATTGCGGACGACGCAGATGAACTGATGGCCAAGGGATTGCAGTTGCAGGTTTTTGAACTTGCCAGAAGTTCAGGGAAGTGCCAGCACCTGTTCTTTGCGCAGTCGTTTCATCCTAAGCTAAACCGGATTGTCGACGAGTTCATGAATTTTCCGGTCGTTATAGAAGCAGAATAG
- the mazG gene encoding nucleoside triphosphate pyrophosphohydrolase translates to MPNNIPPPTATDPSSAFQRLLTVIDTLRTECPWDKKQTMETLRHLTIEETYELSDAILEGNLDEVKKELGDVMMHLVFYARIASETQQFDIVDVLNSVCDKLVNRHPHIYGDVNVHDEQDVKRNWEKLKLKEGNKSVLAGVPAGLPSLVKASRIQEKARGVGFDWDNKEQVWQKVEEELQEFKDEYNGADQKDIDLDKAESEFGDLLFSLINYARFVNINPENALEKTNKKFIKRFQYLESKAKEQGKALQDMTLAEMDVYWNEAKKL, encoded by the coding sequence ATGCCAAATAACATACCTCCGCCAACCGCTACTGATCCAAGCTCTGCGTTTCAGCGCCTGCTTACCGTTATAGATACCCTGCGTACGGAATGCCCCTGGGATAAAAAGCAGACCATGGAAACCTTGCGGCATCTGACCATTGAGGAGACTTATGAGCTATCTGACGCTATCCTTGAGGGTAACCTCGATGAGGTTAAGAAGGAACTGGGCGATGTCATGATGCACCTGGTCTTTTATGCCCGGATTGCGTCGGAAACCCAGCAATTTGATATCGTGGATGTGCTCAACAGTGTATGCGATAAGCTCGTGAACCGCCATCCGCATATTTATGGCGATGTAAATGTTCACGATGAGCAGGACGTGAAGCGGAACTGGGAGAAACTGAAACTGAAAGAGGGCAACAAATCTGTGCTTGCCGGTGTGCCGGCGGGACTCCCATCTCTGGTGAAGGCAAGCCGTATCCAGGAAAAAGCGCGGGGCGTAGGGTTCGATTGGGACAATAAAGAACAGGTTTGGCAAAAGGTTGAGGAAGAACTCCAGGAATTTAAAGACGAATATAACGGTGCCGATCAAAAAGACATTGACCTCGACAAGGCCGAATCTGAATTTGGCGACCTGCTGTTCTCGCTGATCAACTATGCGAGGTTTGTAAACATCAATCCGGAAAATGCACTGGAAAAAACCAACAAGAAGTTCATTAAGCGTTTCCAGTACCTGGAGTCGAAAGCGAAAGAACAAGGCAAAGCACTTCAGGACATGACACTCGCTGAAATGGACGTCTACTGGAACGAGGCTAAAAAACTATAA
- a CDS encoding SusC/RagA family TonB-linked outer membrane protein, giving the protein MRKKLLMFGLLLFTLSSAAFAQHLVKGVVSDAKGTGIPGVSIRELNTKKVAVTDFEGRYTIEVPEDATLSFTYIGYTTQELSVDGRSELNVTLQEDSKTLGEVVVTAIGIKQQKKKLGYATQEVNTEVLAQAKTMNLGNALSGQVAGLTVNNPTGMFQAPSFSLRGKSPLIVIDGIPVETDFFDVSSDNIANINVLKGTTASALYGSRGKNGAILITTKNADKEGLEIGIKTNNMVTAGFTVFPETQTEYGNGSNGKYEFWDGEDGGISDGDMIWGPKFEPGVMVAQWNSPIRNKQTGEVIPWWGNVKGTIYDDKSKYERVPTPWVRHDNLNEFLRPGIVTNNDFSVAYKGAKAQFYASGKYAFQRGQVPNTSLTTGGANFNSSFKLTSDLQLDASLTYNKVTTPNYPRYGYGPKNHMYTILIWMGDDVNGKELNQHRYVPGLEGYRQANYNYAWYNNPYFAAEELEQSLNRDVLSGLAKLNWQALPSLNLQLRASGRQRQSFEDMQSPKSYMNYGDSRNGDYKMWNNKQLNVDLDFLASFHKPITSDVHFTLNAGASTLNREIQQENASSDGLIVPFVYSLNNTQGPVMAGNYYEQKSIRSVYGSATFDLFNAVFLNVTGRNDWSSTLTKENRSYFYPSASLSTIVSDYIALPKVFDYLKLYSSWAQVSSDLAPYSIGATYNKDLTYGAIPSVSYPSGIVNPNIRPEKSTSYELGLATSLFKKLDLEFTYYNVKDENQIIDLSTSEASGFTSRKVNGNIYRTQGLEIMANFNAVKNNNFRWDVAANWTTSEKRLTEIYENQAKFGNLVLNDRADSYYGRVWQKSASGEVILDANTGLPTRDNFYTNLGHLDPSWRLGLQNRFNIKGFDVNIDIDGAWGGIMRSVTIEKMWWGGKHPNSVEYRDAEYAAGKPVYVPKGVVITGGELKRDVNGVVLSDTRTYRPNTTAVNWQTWSQVYPYQAQVMESESEQFANVFDRSFFKLRRISVGYDLAKIVKIGTLKSIHLSAYSYNPLMWKKMPLLDPDFGNDNDLQDPSARFIGMSLNVKL; this is encoded by the coding sequence ATGAGAAAAAAGCTACTCATGTTCGGCCTGCTGCTGTTCACTTTAAGCAGTGCCGCGTTTGCCCAGCACCTTGTTAAAGGCGTGGTAAGCGATGCAAAAGGAACGGGCATTCCGGGTGTAAGCATCCGGGAACTAAACACCAAGAAGGTCGCTGTCACCGATTTTGAAGGCAGATACACGATTGAGGTGCCTGAAGATGCGACACTTTCATTTACTTATATCGGTTATACAACCCAGGAGCTGTCGGTCGACGGCCGCAGCGAGTTGAATGTTACCTTGCAGGAAGATTCAAAAACGCTTGGTGAAGTAGTTGTTACGGCAATTGGCATCAAGCAGCAAAAGAAAAAGCTGGGCTATGCAACCCAGGAAGTTAATACAGAGGTCCTGGCGCAGGCAAAGACGATGAATCTTGGAAACGCACTATCGGGGCAAGTGGCTGGTCTTACCGTAAATAACCCAACCGGTATGTTCCAGGCGCCCTCATTCTCGCTTCGCGGTAAGAGCCCGCTGATCGTCATTGATGGTATACCTGTGGAGACAGATTTTTTCGATGTGTCTTCAGACAACATTGCCAATATCAACGTATTAAAAGGGACTACCGCCTCGGCATTATATGGCTCAAGGGGCAAAAACGGTGCTATCCTGATCACGACCAAAAATGCTGACAAGGAAGGGCTCGAAATCGGGATTAAGACCAATAACATGGTAACTGCCGGTTTCACTGTCTTCCCCGAAACGCAGACTGAGTACGGTAACGGATCAAATGGCAAGTACGAGTTTTGGGACGGCGAGGATGGTGGTATTTCAGATGGCGACATGATCTGGGGTCCAAAGTTTGAGCCTGGAGTTATGGTTGCACAATGGAACAGCCCGATTCGCAACAAACAGACCGGCGAAGTTATTCCATGGTGGGGCAATGTAAAAGGTACGATCTATGACGACAAGTCGAAATACGAGCGTGTGCCTACACCATGGGTAAGACACGACAACCTGAACGAATTTTTGAGGCCGGGAATAGTAACGAATAACGACTTCTCTGTCGCCTACAAAGGTGCAAAGGCGCAGTTCTATGCCTCTGGAAAATACGCTTTTCAACGTGGCCAGGTACCAAACACCTCGCTCACAACCGGTGGCGCCAATTTTAACTCCTCCTTCAAGCTGACCTCGGACCTTCAGCTGGATGCCTCCTTAACTTACAATAAGGTTACCACGCCAAACTATCCGCGCTATGGCTACGGACCCAAAAACCACATGTACACCATCCTGATATGGATGGGCGACGACGTAAACGGCAAGGAACTGAATCAGCATAGATACGTTCCGGGTCTGGAGGGCTATCGCCAGGCAAACTATAACTACGCCTGGTACAACAATCCATACTTCGCCGCAGAGGAACTGGAACAGAGCCTGAACAGAGACGTTCTGTCCGGATTAGCTAAGCTGAACTGGCAGGCTCTTCCCAGCCTAAATCTGCAGCTTAGGGCCTCCGGCCGGCAGCGGCAATCTTTCGAGGATATGCAAAGTCCGAAGTCTTACATGAACTACGGCGATTCCAGGAACGGAGATTACAAGATGTGGAATAATAAACAGCTTAATGTAGACCTCGACTTCCTGGCTTCTTTCCATAAGCCAATTACCAGTGATGTTCATTTCACATTGAACGCAGGAGCCTCGACGCTGAACCGGGAAATCCAACAGGAAAATGCTTCCAGTGATGGTTTGATCGTACCCTTTGTATACAGTCTGAACAACACTCAAGGTCCGGTAATGGCGGGCAACTACTATGAGCAAAAGTCTATTCGAAGTGTTTACGGATCAGCCACGTTCGACCTGTTTAATGCTGTATTTCTCAACGTTACCGGAAGAAATGACTGGTCGTCTACGCTAACAAAGGAGAACCGGTCATACTTCTACCCATCGGCTTCCCTGAGCACCATCGTATCAGATTATATAGCTCTGCCGAAGGTTTTCGACTACCTAAAATTATACTCCTCCTGGGCACAGGTATCAAGCGATCTCGCTCCTTACAGCATTGGTGCTACCTACAATAAAGACCTTACTTACGGCGCCATACCATCTGTCAGCTACCCCTCGGGAATCGTGAACCCGAACATCAGACCGGAAAAATCTACCTCATACGAGCTTGGTCTGGCAACTTCCCTGTTTAAAAAGCTAGATCTGGAATTCACCTATTACAATGTGAAGGATGAAAACCAGATTATAGATTTGAGTACTTCTGAAGCCTCTGGCTTTACGTCAAGAAAAGTAAATGGCAACATTTACCGGACGCAAGGCTTGGAGATTATGGCGAATTTCAACGCTGTTAAAAACAACAACTTCAGATGGGATGTGGCCGCAAACTGGACCACATCCGAAAAAAGACTTACGGAAATCTATGAGAACCAGGCAAAGTTTGGGAACCTGGTGTTGAACGATCGTGCCGACAGCTACTATGGCCGTGTATGGCAAAAAAGCGCTTCGGGTGAGGTGATCCTGGATGCGAATACTGGTCTGCCTACACGCGATAACTTTTACACGAACCTGGGCCATCTTGATCCAAGCTGGCGACTAGGCCTCCAGAACCGCTTTAACATCAAGGGCTTTGATGTCAACATTGATATCGACGGCGCCTGGGGTGGCATTATGCGCTCTGTTACCATCGAAAAGATGTGGTGGGGCGGTAAGCATCCCAATTCTGTTGAATACCGTGATGCCGAATATGCTGCCGGTAAACCGGTGTATGTACCAAAGGGAGTCGTCATTACGGGCGGCGAGTTAAAGCGCGATGTAAATGGTGTTGTACTTTCCGATACGCGGACTTACAGGCCTAACACGACTGCCGTAAACTGGCAAACCTGGAGTCAGGTATATCCTTACCAGGCACAGGTGATGGAATCAGAGAGTGAGCAGTTTGCCAATGTATTCGACCGCTCCTTCTTCAAATTAAGACGCATCTCGGTGGGCTACGATCTGGCAAAAATTGTTAAGATCGGCACGCTCAAATCAATTCATCTGTCGGCCTACAGTTATAATCCGCTGATGTGGAAAAAGATGCCATTGCTCGATCCCGATTTTGGCAATGACAACGATCTTCAGGATCCATCCGCACGATTCATAGGCATGTCCCTAAATGTTAAACTTTAA
- a CDS encoding DMT family transporter: MKNILIGILFAMLWASAAVATKFGIQSAPPLLLANVRFLLAGLVLLCYGYIYKPDSSYRLPAGPEWKQLALFGLLNTAVYLGLFVYALKFTAAGIGSLATSTNPLLIVLISAWLIGRRPARPEVLSIVIGMAGIGVASWPLLQDSSTTVFGLAVLMTSMVSVSFASVYYASVKWRLPNILINGWQVGLGGLFLLPFTLVFSDWSAVSIDNRFIFSVLWLGLAVSVVGLICWFYLLKIDTVKASLWLFLCPVFGFFYAWWLVDEPITIYTLLGTLLVLGGLYLGQRDRLKKRTHD; the protein is encoded by the coding sequence GTGAAAAACATCTTAATCGGCATCCTGTTCGCCATGCTATGGGCTTCTGCTGCCGTCGCCACCAAGTTCGGCATCCAGTCGGCACCACCTCTGTTACTCGCCAATGTACGCTTTCTGCTGGCGGGACTTGTATTGCTGTGCTACGGCTACATATATAAGCCTGACAGCTCCTATCGCCTGCCTGCCGGACCTGAATGGAAGCAACTCGCGCTCTTTGGCCTGCTCAATACCGCCGTTTATCTCGGACTGTTTGTCTATGCTTTAAAATTTACCGCCGCCGGTATCGGCAGTTTGGCTACGTCGACCAACCCACTGCTCATTGTACTCATCTCGGCATGGCTCATCGGACGCCGGCCCGCCCGGCCTGAAGTGCTCAGTATCGTTATTGGCATGGCCGGCATCGGCGTTGCCAGCTGGCCTTTGCTGCAGGACAGCTCGACTACGGTGTTCGGACTTGCCGTGCTCATGACCAGCATGGTATCGGTTTCTTTTGCCAGCGTGTACTATGCCAGCGTAAAATGGCGCTTGCCCAATATACTGATCAACGGCTGGCAGGTGGGTTTGGGCGGACTCTTCCTCCTGCCTTTTACCCTGGTGTTCAGCGACTGGTCGGCCGTAAGCATCGACAACCGTTTTATTTTCTCGGTGCTTTGGCTTGGATTGGCCGTATCAGTAGTCGGACTCATCTGCTGGTTTTACCTGCTTAAAATAGATACCGTTAAGGCTTCCCTCTGGCTGTTTCTCTGCCCTGTATTCGGTTTCTTTTATGCCTGGTGGCTGGTCGACGAGCCCATTACAATCTATACCCTTCTTGGTACTTTACTTGTTCTCGGCGGGCTTTATCTGGGGCAGCGGGACAGGCTAAAAAAAAGAACTCATGATTGA
- a CDS encoding SusD/RagB family nutrient-binding outer membrane lipoprotein, with protein sequence MKKMLYGIIAALLFLSACKDQDLMNIDPNRPTETHPQLQLTKIEWEAFRAFGGTSPLYATRMLVQTDGESEGQYFKWGRGSFGPYSLLRDVTKMSEEATRINDNTYIALAKFFRAYYFYNLTLTFGDIPYSEALKGESPDGYRAPAYDTQKAVFQGILKELEEANGMLKGTNAIISGDIIYKGSPDQWRRLINAFRLKVLISLSKKEGEGDMNIKQAFTQIAQNEPLLRSGGDDGQLVFLDQQGNRYPEFNSSGFGSGMYMSSTFIEELQERKDPRLFLYTTQTKIAKEAGKATDDFTAYEGGDPAAPYAETNLKAAEGRVSKVNDRFPSDPTNEPMVLMGYAEQELILAEAIIRNWTSGDAAMHYRNGVKASFKFYETYAKGYASYVSEDNAEAYLDLPVNDFMEAGTFDEKLELIITQKYLRTFFQSGWTAFYDNLRTGYPEFRRQPGVAIPYRWIYPQSEYDNNRDNVSAAIERQFGTGNDNINRQVWWLK encoded by the coding sequence ATGAAAAAAATGCTATACGGCATCATCGCCGCCCTGTTGTTCCTGAGCGCCTGCAAGGACCAGGATCTTATGAATATCGACCCAAACAGGCCGACAGAAACGCACCCACAGCTGCAGCTTACAAAGATTGAGTGGGAAGCTTTTCGTGCCTTTGGCGGAACAAGTCCGCTTTACGCCACGCGCATGCTGGTACAGACTGATGGAGAGAGCGAAGGGCAGTACTTTAAATGGGGAAGGGGAAGTTTCGGTCCCTACTCCTTATTGAGAGACGTGACAAAAATGTCGGAAGAAGCTACACGCATCAATGACAACACTTATATTGCCCTGGCCAAGTTTTTCAGAGCCTACTACTTTTACAACCTTACACTGACGTTCGGTGATATCCCATACAGCGAGGCACTGAAAGGAGAATCACCTGATGGTTATCGTGCACCGGCTTACGACACGCAAAAGGCGGTATTTCAGGGTATCCTGAAGGAGCTTGAGGAAGCCAATGGTATGCTGAAAGGCACAAACGCGATCATTTCGGGCGACATCATCTATAAAGGGAGCCCTGATCAATGGCGGCGCCTGATCAATGCTTTCAGGCTAAAAGTGCTGATTAGTTTGTCGAAAAAAGAGGGCGAGGGCGACATGAATATCAAACAGGCTTTTACCCAAATCGCGCAAAATGAACCTCTGCTGCGAAGCGGTGGCGACGACGGACAGCTCGTGTTTCTTGATCAGCAGGGCAACCGCTATCCGGAATTTAACTCCAGCGGTTTCGGTTCAGGTATGTACATGTCATCTACGTTCATTGAAGAATTGCAGGAACGTAAGGATCCGAGACTGTTTTTGTACACCACGCAGACCAAGATTGCAAAAGAAGCGGGTAAGGCGACCGACGACTTTACCGCCTACGAAGGTGGCGACCCGGCAGCACCATACGCAGAGACCAACCTGAAAGCCGCCGAAGGGAGGGTATCGAAGGTGAACGATCGCTTCCCGAGCGACCCTACAAACGAACCCATGGTCCTTATGGGTTATGCAGAGCAGGAGCTGATCCTTGCGGAAGCCATCATCAGGAACTGGACGTCTGGAGATGCCGCTATGCATTATCGGAACGGCGTAAAAGCCTCTTTTAAGTTCTACGAGACCTACGCTAAAGGCTATGCAAGCTATGTTTCGGAAGACAACGCAGAAGCCTATCTTGACCTGCCTGTAAATGATTTCATGGAGGCTGGTACTTTTGACGAGAAACTTGAACTGATCATCACGCAAAAATACCTTCGGACTTTTTTCCAGTCGGGCTGGACCGCTTTCTATGACAACCTGCGGACGGGTTATCCAGAATTCAGGCGGCAGCCTGGCGTAGCCATTCCCTACCGCTGGATCTATCCGCAGTCGGAGTACGACAACAACCGCGATAACGTATCAGCAGCCATAGAACGCCAGTTTGGTACAGGTAACGATAACATCAACCGCCAGGTTTGGTGGCTGAAATAA
- the mnmD gene encoding tRNA (5-methylaminomethyl-2-thiouridine)(34)-methyltransferase MnmD: MNRITQTADGSNTLYSESIGEHYHSKHGALQESRHVFVDAGLKHAIGRFPGREISILEVGFGTGLNFLLSAATAHEAGVPLNYVALEAFPLRAEELELTGYGAYVPSELWQSVLLNYGKALQQSVEIIPAQRLKIHHTYLHRHETITTFDLLYYDAFSVQHQPEMWTDEIIAHASRFLKPGGIFVTYAITGKLKRALKSLGFDIEKLPGAPGKREMLRAIKI; encoded by the coding sequence ATGAACAGGATTACGCAGACGGCCGACGGTTCGAATACCCTTTACAGTGAGAGCATTGGTGAACACTATCATTCCAAACACGGCGCACTGCAGGAAAGCAGACATGTATTTGTTGATGCGGGCCTGAAACATGCTATCGGGCGTTTCCCCGGTAGGGAGATTTCCATCCTTGAAGTAGGCTTCGGCACCGGCCTTAATTTCTTACTCAGTGCCGCGACTGCCCATGAGGCCGGTGTACCGTTAAATTATGTGGCCCTGGAGGCTTTTCCCTTACGCGCGGAAGAGCTTGAACTAACGGGCTACGGCGCTTATGTGCCTTCGGAGCTCTGGCAAAGCGTGCTGCTGAACTATGGAAAAGCTTTACAGCAAAGCGTGGAAATAATCCCGGCGCAGCGTCTCAAAATCCATCATACATACCTTCACAGGCACGAAACCATTACAACTTTCGATCTGCTGTATTACGATGCGTTTTCTGTACAACACCAGCCTGAAATGTGGACCGATGAGATCATCGCACATGCGAGCCGTTTTTTGAAGCCCGGCGGCATCTTTGTAACTTATGCCATTACAGGCAAACTGAAACGTGCCCTTAAAAGCCTCGGGTTCGATATTGAGAAACTCCCTGGCGCACCCGGTAAGCGGGAAATGCTTCGCGCCATTAAAATTTAA